TAATGTCTAATGTCACGATCTTATGAGCTGCACATTTATTAGGAGTGTTTTGTATCCAAGCAGGTGGCAGCAGAGCAGGCAATAATAAACTTTACCTACTGCTGTGGATAATCTATCGAGCAATTGCTGCCGCGGTGTGCTGCCGCCGCTACTTAGCCGACACCACCAACTGGGGGGCACCGCGATGGAATTTGTGATGCAATAGGATTTTTGGGCGGAAGCTGTAGGTAATACCtccattttttatgaaaaaaaagaaggactGGAGAGGTTCGATAATGTGTTATTAATGCGTGATGTAGTTGAATAGAAATTATGGACCCAGTAGCAGAACTGGCAATAATTTTTCTAAGATAGGAAATTACTATGTCACATGAAAGGGCTTATACAAATGCTTCCGTAATTAAACATGTTTTAATGTGAGAAATTGGCAATGAATGTAAGTTGAAGTGCAAATAAcaattaaacttttaaatggtatattttaacacataaaactgatctcaaatgtaagaaaataaaatttctaagaaGTATAGACTTTTATTCTTCGTAAATAATTAAATGGAGATTTTGAATATACCTATActtgaattttctgtaaaataaatccGTTGTTTAGGTATTGATAGTTTAAGTTAAAAGtatggtttttttatttgatgaatGATAATGCAGTTTAAAACAAATTGTAGAAgagtaaaacaaaaagaaactcAAAGCTTAATAAATAgcttttctgaaaattataatcattttcccaaaaacaaatGTTTACACTTTTTTATGgaggaaaattaaaattaaaaaaattcaaaattatggtttttaaaaagaatattttgttctaaagcgtggtacgctgttcgcgctaaattttagccgagataaaattcccatacaagttatcgataatttgtatgggatccattttagctcagataaaatttttcgataatttgtatgggagcttaaatttagcgcgagctgcgtaccaggcttaaaattttaaaacaagaaGAATGTAGATAGTTTTcacatactttttgttttcacttagATGTAACATatcaaaaatccataaaaaaatcacgattttggTTGTTCCTTAATATTTTTGGACAAGTTTTTTCGTAAGAcgtttacttcgaaaaaaaagttcaacataCAAGGTTTTCCAAAAGTAATGGTCTTAACGAATTATGCTGGAAGACCATCtaaagggctctcagaatttggtaacttgttcggTTCTCTTgtccattattgatttttgtttttttgttaaatttttttgcttaaacatTAAGAACCTGAAAAGAAATCGTATGTTTTGACTTTGGATtacctattatttttaaaacttggcgttttgttgttcaaaatggtattttcaaaatagaattataacgaaaaatattgaattttgagtTCAACAAGACAGGGTTTTCCagatcaaaaaaacaaacaaaagtatTAGCGTTcgttcaaaaataaatacatacacaaaaaaacataatatcTGTTATTCGATAGTAAATGCGcttgtttaagttttattttgcttaaaaaacactattagttgaattcaaattgaaaaatctttcatccttttttttttgcaaattatgtgcgttttttattttgttaaaatgtaTACTCTTCAAATTTAGTGGGACGAAATTacataaaaagaaatgaaaaaattttgagaaatgtaatgaaccaataaaataaaatgaaataacttAAAATGGGCAGCAACTACCATTCTAACCAATactttatttgtattttattttcattgaacaaaaaagttacacatacgccccagtgacccTCTTAATCTCTTATGATTTAAATGTAGGTATTCCTATtgcttaaataaaatttaagttaaaaaatctaatttttcatttcccttgaaaataaatacatacaaatcTTTACACGATTCATCTTAAGTAACGATAGACAGATGGACAGAATTTTAGGATCAATTTCAAACAGCAACAAGTATCTAGCAATTAATAGTCTAAACATGATAACATCAAAGtcattaaggtttttttttctattctcatCATTTTCAGTTGGCTAGAATAAATGGGTGAATATTAAACACAAACAGTCAGTAATTAAATGTTGCATTTACTTTTCCCATCGTCAACAATTAAAAGACCACCCACCAACTTGACCATGACATCGATTATGTTTTCCGACCGGCCCACAATAACGTGGCCATGGCTCATcttcttctatttttgttttgaaccaTAGTTTTGCTTTTGAAATACTGTTATTATTCATCCATTTAACCAGATACACCTCCTCCTATCTGTCTATCAATCCCTTTTCAAAACCATCATCATATTGCAATAGGAAGTAATTTCTCCTTCATTTTAACGTATGTAGAATAATGTCAAAGACTATTTCAGTATGGTTTTATGCTCGAAAACACATCGCGTGACTTCAAAAATAGAGTCTAtgtatgaacaaaaacaaaataaaagtcaaACGTACATAAttcaacagcaaaaaaaaatcactgcaaCAGATAActttcttcattatttttttatacattaacgATGAGTAAAGTAATTTCAACTTTAAGCATAATTGAGTAATAACAAAAGAGCTTCcgaacaaataaatataataaatttacaaataataaattttatggtCAGCTATACAGACAAAGGCCATGTTAATGGAACTGCAGCTACAACTAATCATTTATTATggagatatatatttttttaatggaatttattATCTcatggaaataaaaataaaaaacatttagatATATGTATGTGAACAGCTGGGCGTTATAGTTTTATTGTTTCCActttattaatataaataaaatcgtGGCACAAGTTTTTAAGCTCAGATTGTGAGGCGATAATGGCGTCTGGGTCAGTGCATTTTTGGAATGTCAATTTACATGGTTTGCATGAGATTATTTTTATAAGCCCCGAGACTTTAATAGATACCTACTGCTTATTGAAGTTGACATGGAAGGTTATGTTACAGTTGTCTATGGAcacaataattaatttattcatcGACTGTgggaataaataattaaaaattaaatgttatgAAAGTGTTGTGCAATTTTATTATTGTGTTTAGATAAATTATAACATCACCACGCCCAGAAAGTGAATTCTAGCACGTCATTTACTACCACTTTCTTATTTAAGTTCTAAACGTGTCTGTAACGACATCTAGACTTCATTATGATATTGGAGTCAAACTGTCCTAAGTATTcgaattttaattgatttcaatTCTGTTCCCTTTAGTTCACTTCAGTCCAGTCCAGTTCACTTCAGTTTTCTTCGGTTCAGTTCATTTCAGTTCTTTTTAGTTCAGTTCGATTTGGTTCATTTCAGTACAGTACACTCTAGTTCAGTTCATTTCAGTTTTGATCAGTTCAATTCAGTTCACTTCATTTTCCTTCAGTTCACTTCAGTTTACTTCAGTTCTTTTCCGTTCAGTTTGGTTTAGTTAAGTATAGTTCACTCTATTTCAGTTCAAGTCAGTTAATTTCAGTTTATATCAGTTCAATTCAGTTCACTTCTGCTCAGTTTAGTTCAGTGCAGTTCACTTCAGTTTTTTTCAGTGCCGTTCAGTTCATTTCAGTTCTTTTCAGTTGAGTTCAGTTcagtaactctagccataaacacttggtggtagcacttTCAAGATATTGTTGTTGTTCAGTACAGTACAATctagttcagttcagttcagttcaaaTCAGTTCATTTCAGATTACAGTACAATTCAGTTCACTTCAGTTCAGTTTAGAGCACAGTAAGAATTGAGATTAAAACCTCTTATTTTGTTGATCATATTTTattcaacaaacattttttacttacctcaacttcggtttttttttttattttaggccgAAACAAGCTGTGGCATGTACCGCGCCGTTATGGAAGAAGTTGCCCGATTCCTTGAACGTTTCCAGAAAAATTCTGCCTGCAGCAGAAGTGAACAAATATCACGATCCAAAAGCATGTATCATGTTTACAGTGATCACGATAAAGGTTCAGATTCTGGAAATTCTTCAGTCTATCCCAGAGCTAGAAGTAGTACGAATTTGATTGATTTGAAACGAATGTCACCCAGTTCATGTGGTGGCGATAGTACCAAGAGCGGAGAAGAAGATCACGATCATTATGACCTTGCCTCACCAATTAATTCTTATAGTACTTTTAAGGATTTCACATGGTAAGACCAATGAATTTATATAAAACCTAACTCTTTACTAAttctatgttttcttttttgtaaaaggCGTCGATCTCCAAAGAAACGAGCCGAGTTGAAGTTCAACGACGATGCAGAGGAGAAACTAAACAAGGAAGCATTTAGACTCTCGAGAACAATTCATAACTTGCTACACACCCAACAGCCAGATTTAACCCAACACCGACAATCACTAACCTCAAGGGTTAAGCCCATTCCCAATGAAAATATCCCGCCTGAACCAGCAGCAGCCCACCAGAAAGCCAACAATCTTACCGCCGAAATGCTATTTCTGCGCACAATGAATATGCGAGATTCCCGCCTATCACTACGAAGCAGCACCGATAGTTCAGTTCATTCAACATCGTCTTCGTCCAAAGTCGAAGAAACCGACGAAGAGAACAACTATTCCCCACCATTGTTAGCCAAACAATGTGCCAATTTGTGCTCAACAACTGAAGATGAGAGTGGTTTTAGTTCGATAAGTTCATTTCAGGAAATCGGTGTTCCTCTAAGCTCAACCATGATATCGAGCAGTTCGGCGAGTTCATCCCACCTAGACGATAGCATCGATCAGAGTGATATCAATAATTTAGATAGCCGGAATTCAACGCTCAAGGCTGGAGTACATGCAGCTTCGATGCTAGCAAATAATGTCGGTTTGCCACTTAGCCACGATGTCAACAATCGATGGGATTCGAAAACTTATCGAAAGAATAAATTCCAGAGATTTTCAACACTCTCTAATGAAGATTCATCCACCGTTTTGTGGGTTTAAGAGAGAAACCtacgaaaatattctttgagaatgcattttatttaaaaaaaaaaaaaacagaaaataattaatatatttaaaaatatttatttaagtttttttttatataatttaagttaacaaatattttgtttaaaacaaatgaatttaataaaaaaaaaaagcgcatGTCTTGCTTAGTGGTGTGAGTTaatataaacaatattattaatttattgtttattattttgtaataaatcAGTATGTATCAGTATCTATAGAAATGTAAAAAtgatcttcaatttttttttagttttgtttttgtcttcaaataagatgtttgttttatcgtGAGACATGTGCATATTTAACGCATCCAATGattagaatttaataaaattatcatcattttttaatttaaacttacatattttgtttgaaaacaaattttaatgtttattaaaagttttgttttacaaGAGTATACTATAATAAATATGGAAAAGAAAATTCGCAAGTATTTAACATTGAGAGTATTGTTCCCATAAGAAGAGTGTATGGATtttcttttaagaaattttaagtttaaaaaatataatatatgcatattaaattttattatgaataaaatattttgtagaaaataagaaaattaatagttttactTGGAAACCTACACAACATACTGTACACAATAAtcattaaaaatgattatttaccCCTTACGACAAATAcgttattataattattaatttttctaaaaaggtTCACAACAACCTTTAGATTTAATTACAagcttttcattttgttttgtaagattttgattgaaataatttttattttataaaaaaagttgataccccgttttccaaaaaaaataaggaatacatttcttaaaatgaaagatttttttgaaaaagaaaacattccTTTTTTGCTATGCACGAAAATTGAAGTACTCTCAGCTCTTCAGAAATAAATTCGTTGCAATCTTTTAAGCATGAATTTTTGGCAACTTCgttagctttttttcaaaacattagatccaaaaaatgtattttagtattttttttttttttgaactctcAGTTCcttataataacgaagaaaaaataacaaaaataataaaaaattattaaaattatttttattataatgccTCCAGTTATAATTACTTCCATGGGAAATTAAAAATGGCTAAAGTTTAAACTTAATGAtgtatttacttaatttttcctTCGAAATGTTGCTATTGCGATTTTCTCACAAATGGAAATAACGGAAATAACATTTTCTGCTTAAGCGATTTGTTGTTCTCGGATTTCAACTGAAAAACAATCTAGATTATTTGAAATTCTTCGCACGTGAACAACATCTACGGAATTTACGATTGTCAAAGATTGACTTTTCATCAAATAcgggtgctttcataattgcatggttgctttgtttacatgcggtcatttgcgatcagactaatgtcagaaaaactatttgcgcatgggcaattccatggtaactcacgttacattcacaaaaatttccaacacataaataatttttttttcaattttaatgtaaattgatacgaaattactatccatgaatggagcataactattactttcataattaactaaaaaaattgtctttatttgcttcatttgcttgggaaaaataaaagtttgatggtaactcacgttacaaaaatcggacacgaattttaagagttcgacagtatgaagtttttatgtgaaattaagaatctcaatttgttttcaatgaagattccatacatacaaaattacaagcttttaatatgagtggcaaaaccaaacattttttcaatatttagaggaaaaattttaaaatatttaggtaactcacgttacattattttggtaactcatgttacctgcgatttgtggttccaaaagtaaagaaaagatgcattttcactcaagtttttttttaaccgaatagtgtgtaacgaagcttgcttaaatgttaacttattttagcactcacgaggggatattgtcatcgtcactattagactcattatattttcagtttgcttgtttttccgtcattttcatgtgaaattcttctgttgttggcaagctcatgctataaaaatgtttaaagattattaaactccctgaatcttatgtctatccataagggaatacaacaaagaatcttttcttgcaacttgcataaagagttgcagtttgtaaatagtaatttgctaataaaaaaagtaaaaaagactgcataatttgttcaaaattcgtgtccactttttcatggaattacccgcatgtattttactttgaatttatgaacactttttctgatttgcgtcatttgtcaaattttttaagttgcaattcAACCTCTTCTCCAAAATAACAATATATTATCTTAATTccatcctttaagaaaaaaaactttttttttaaacatttctgtcaatatttacaaatttattatatccatgaaattcgcggctatttttgttattttgacttgaactttgaatttccaattaatattttgacagaattgagaaacaaagaaaagctgtatcatcttttacgtcatgtttcttctttctttaagtttaaattcattgcgcatgagaattttttcatttgcacatttgcgctgcaaatatttgcgttttgcatttatgaacacctgacatttgtcatttgcattaatgaaagctttgcattcgtcagacttgcgcaaccatgcatttatgaaagcgccctacattttgaaaattttgcaatataagCCTCGATAGTTAAAAACACTTTAACCTGTGAGTTAAAAATTGCCGCcaattttttcccaaaaaactttgttaaaagctcaaaatttaaatgatatcaaaagattgtgtatattatttaaggaaaaagaatTGTATAGAGGAGTGAGGGAGAGTTTTACATCTTCTAAGcggtagaagcaattttctcacaaattgacttcaagcttttttttctcacaaattgacttctaagcggtagaagcaattttctcacaaattgacttcaagcttataaaaaattattcataagtTATTATTATTAGCGGCAATTTTTAACTAATAGAGGAtagagtatttttaattaccgacgtttgaaaaaagtcatttatatCGGAGCTGTTCGGCCAGTTCCATAAAATTGCCCTTTTTAGCTCTTTATTAGACCTTAAAGTCGTCCTTACATTTTCTCCATCCTAATGTTAATGTTTTCAAGGTTAGAAGACAAAGACAATTTTTGGAGCCATAATTTTCTATTCATTATAATGTAAATTAAAGTTAGAGTCTTAATGAAAGTCTGATAGAACTAACTTTTCTCATTTGGAGTAGAGTGTTTGTTATCTCATGGTTATATTTTAAACGAATTAAGGACCgcgaataaattcaaaaaaatttcttgtataaGCAAATGCAAAAGCACCACCATTCAATTCATGGCCTCATTAATGGAACAATAAAAACCGGTAAGTTTGTCCCTGTTTTCACTAGTCTGAGGTAGATACGTGGGAGAAATATGAAACCTCCGACATCGAGACCATAATAGCGTTGAacaaatgaagaaaaagaacgaattaattttaattaatcagCAAGGCACCTGTTGCacctattttgtttaaaaagttttgTTCCAGGTGTTTTTACCGTCATCAAACAGAAATTTTcaaaccttcaaaaaaaaaaaagaaaacacaaataattcgtttaaatatttcttaataaagtatatatatatatatatttatttgtatCATTTAAATTTATAGGAGATAATCATAATcgaatatttataaatgttttccATTTAATATATCTTCttaatacataaataattttaataatagatATGTAAAATATGCTTTCAAAAACTATCACTAACTATTTTACAATAACTTaaacaaacagaaaacaaaaagaagaaataataaaataaacataaaaaattacattacaataaaatagaaataataatacacaataattataattatagtaattaaattaaacacaCTCTCGCATTTAATATAcattaattttacttaaaaattatgtaattttacatatttcttattaattaattaataactgttttttttttatattttcattcataCGATCATGGAAATtggtttctgtttttatttatttattttttcctagCGATgatgtgacatttttttaaaaagtgaaatCACTTTCGCGAAATGAGAGTATTTTGTTTAGTTTACAGAGATTactttcgcttttttttaatcatcatcatcgtctttATTGAgattgtttgtttaaattttaattacaatatAAAATTGAGatttaataaatatacaaaaaaaattatgatttttcacATAATTATTTACGTTACTAAACGAACGCGCTTAACGCTATTAATTGAtacttttgtttcaaaaattggtCACATTGTAcactaaaaaaatgtgtttgtatTCTTTTGTGATTGAGAGTAATCAGAGTAATTTAATTAGGTCCAGCTAACTCTGATGGCATCTTCTTTCAATCACtttgtaggtacataaaatatttttgtcaattGCTTAAAAATCTGTCTAGAATGAAACTCTAGACGGCGCTAAACACAGATTTACAGGACTTATACAATACAATATACGACTTTTTTTCGTTGGGAGAGTTTCTTTGCTATAAAAAAGAGACCACCAACAAACTCAGACAAATACAAATACGATAGAATTATTATTTAGTTAATGCCCTTCCTTGGAttgtaatacttttttaaaatgatggaTGTGTTTCCTTTTGGTTGAGACCTTGAATACATTTAGTATCAAATACGCCTTAATGCAGCCATAGACATAGTTGATGATTTGGCTTTTCTCGTTGGCTGAATGGACAATGGAGCGACTAACACTTCAGATTGTGATGTAGGTGATCCACAACGACTATCTTCTTCACCAACTACCTcctaaaatataacaaaacgataatgtttaaaataaattaaattatgaaatttttatcaaagaaCTTACGTTAATATTTGTACAGCTGGCAAGCCTCATCTGTGCCAGCTGCGATGCGGGAGTTAGGGAGTTTGTGCTCCCGAATGGTGAAGTCATCATCGTGGAGACAGCTCTTTTCAATTTTGATGGAGTTTTATTGAAGGAAAATGCTCTTCCGACctaaataattgtaaaaaaaaaatcaattaaaattctgATGTaacagaaattttaaataacctACCTTTAGTCTCGTTCTGGCAGCAAGTTTAAATGCCTTCGAGAGAGTGCTCAAATTCACATCACTTATATCAACTTCAAGCTCTTGTGATGTTCTAAACAGAAGTGATttatcctaaaaaaataaagaattccattagcaaaattaacttttaaaaaataactttcgtTTAAAAACCAACCGTATCAGTTCGACAAGCATTCTCAGCCATTTGTTTACAAAGTGTTTTTAGATAAACAACTTTGTCAATTTCTTCATCGGCAATTGTAAATGAATGTAATTTATCCTTATCTTGTCGACATAGAATTGCAAATGCTCTTGGACTATCAGTGATGTCAATAACAAAACGTATCGCATTCAAAGACATCAATTTGATATGTTTGAAGCATTTTGTTGTGCTTGGCGATTTGGCACTGTTGAATCCTCGCGATCGTTTTTTACACACTTCTATTGTGTCCGAGAACAAATAGAGCATGAGAGTGTCTCCACGACCACTTAAATTATCAGATAATTCTGTGACTTCACATTTGGATATGAAACTGCGATTTGAGGATACTAGATGGGCCTGTAAGCAGAAGAGGaaatatattgattttcatTTATATACAATGATTTTGGTTTTCATTAACCCTAACTCAgtgataccaaaaaaaaatgaaagaaactaATTCAAAATCAATAGTTTTTACTTTTGTATGTGATGAGTGAACAATGATGGTTTTAAAATAAGGTTTAAAGTCCGAAAGCTGTATTTGCATATTTCGGGAAGCGAAAATATTACTGAAAATCCCGCTTCACAGCGATACGTTGTGACATAAGGGAACAGATTTGATATTGCTTGTTGTGGAAGTTCAAGGTGTTCAGTGTTAAGACCAACCCAAAATTCGTTTAGTGATCTGATAAGTGATAGcgaatcaaataaatattttaatgaagATCTCCGCaaaggagatggggcgtttttgggccatgagcgtacattaatgagactagtctcgaattgaagctggagcttagtatattcaatatatgaagtttttttttaaatcgaaagtcagggtcctgagatatagggctccaaagttcgttctgataaccattttctgtcccttttatatgcaaatatcattagAACTGTAAGAgcaatatgtatgtttttgatgtcaaatgaaaggttgtttttgtgccttttcaacaatatat
This DNA window, taken from Episyrphus balteatus chromosome 2, idEpiBalt1.1, whole genome shotgun sequence, encodes the following:
- the LOC129909020 gene encoding ras guanine nucleotide exchange factor E, whose translation is MIDFCTSSSTNKRTISSKPTTINNGSVTNVMIAINNTKHSQPQLSAFTIAQDNNNNNNKPNQISQPAPIGGHQQGKAPATAPDLSPPDFDFNLPCRYFKSSFARSLSLNSGASVTAANQSKSMDYIGTTSIKNGGFHQSTVMATSSPLPPPPPVVNRKCSTDIRISNNANEGSRRNSEMLSEIAVPPIPARRQNIETSAIIPTASVVNGSTHLLRNVSGSTNRVTNTGNGNGNINNSGRLPHVANNGGNGNSSHFVRRNVCWPPSASSTTVSSSSPSSGLLSSGEQESQLLDETEHELIKTNGEYIENRFEIVDPSTNVEAVILQNQVDTLQWQLKQAETSCGMYRAVMEEVARFLERFQKNSACSRSEQISRSKSMYHVYSDHDKGSDSGNSSVYPRARSSTNLIDLKRMSPSSCGGDSTKSGEEDHDHYDLASPINSYSTFKDFTWRRSPKKRAELKFNDDAEEKLNKEAFRLSRTIHNLLHTQQPDLTQHRQSLTSRVKPIPNENIPPEPAAAHQKANNLTAEMLFLRTMNMRDSRLSLRSSTDSSVHSTSSSSKVEETDEENNYSPPLLAKQCANLCSTTEDESGFSSISSFQEIGVPLSSTMISSSSASSSHLDDSIDQSDINNLDSRNSTLKAGVHAASMLANNVGLPLSHDVNNRWDSKTYRKNKFQRFSTLSNEDSSTVLWV